The Thermococcus sp. genome includes a window with the following:
- the hxlAB gene encoding bifunctional 3-hexulose-6-phosphate synthase/6-phospho-3-hexuloisomerase, with translation MILQVALDLTDIEQAISIAEKAARGGAHWLEVGTPLIKKEGMRAVELLKRRFPDRKIVADLKTMDTGALEVEMAARHGADVVSILGVADDKTIKDAVEVARRYGIRVMVDLIGVKDKVKRAKELEKMGVHYILVHTGIDEQVQGKSPLEDLEKVVKAVSVPVAVAGGLNLETIPKVIELGATIIIVGGAITKAENPEEVTRKIIDLFWGEYMMTIRKAMTDIVDHIGNVAEKLKIEQVRGFVDAMIGANKIFIYGAGRSGLVGKAFAMRLMHLDFNVYVVGETITPAFEPGDLLIAISGSGETNSIVDAAEIARKQGGKVVAITSYANSTLGKLADVVVEIPGRAKTDIPTDYIARQMLTKYKWIAPMGTLFEDSTMIFLDGIIALLMATFQKTEKDMKKKHATLE, from the coding sequence ATGATACTTCAGGTCGCTCTTGACTTGACTGACATTGAACAGGCCATTTCTATCGCGGAGAAGGCCGCCCGTGGCGGTGCCCACTGGCTGGAGGTCGGAACGCCGCTCATCAAGAAGGAGGGCATGCGCGCGGTTGAGCTTCTCAAGAGACGCTTCCCGGACAGAAAGATCGTCGCCGACCTTAAGACCATGGACACGGGGGCTCTGGAGGTCGAAATGGCAGCAAGACACGGTGCCGATGTCGTTTCTATTCTCGGTGTCGCCGATGACAAGACGATAAAGGATGCCGTCGAGGTTGCAAGGCGCTATGGAATCAGGGTCATGGTTGATCTAATAGGCGTTAAGGACAAGGTCAAAAGGGCCAAGGAACTTGAAAAGATGGGCGTTCACTACATCCTCGTCCATACGGGCATAGACGAACAGGTTCAGGGCAAAAGCCCGCTGGAAGACCTCGAAAAGGTCGTCAAAGCCGTCAGCGTTCCGGTTGCGGTCGCTGGCGGACTGAACCTTGAGACGATCCCGAAGGTCATCGAGCTGGGCGCCACCATCATCATAGTCGGCGGTGCCATAACCAAGGCAGAGAACCCCGAGGAAGTCACCAGGAAGATAATCGACCTCTTCTGGGGAGAGTACATGATGACGATAAGGAAGGCCATGACCGACATAGTCGACCACATAGGCAACGTCGCGGAGAAGCTCAAGATAGAGCAGGTTCGCGGCTTCGTCGATGCCATGATTGGGGCGAACAAGATATTCATCTACGGCGCTGGAAGGAGCGGCCTCGTGGGCAAGGCCTTCGCGATGAGACTCATGCACCTTGACTTCAACGTTTACGTCGTCGGTGAGACCATAACGCCAGCCTTCGAGCCAGGTGACCTCCTCATAGCCATCAGCGGTTCCGGTGAGACCAACAGCATCGTCGATGCCGCTGAGATAGCCCGCAAACAGGGGGGTAAAGTGGTCGCGATAACCTCCTATGCCAACTCGACCCTAGGAAAGCTCGCCGACGTGGTCGTTGAGATACCCGGAAGGGCCAAGACCGACATCCCGACGGATTACATAGCACGCCAAATGCTCACCAAGTACAAGTGGATAGCACCGATGGGCACTCTATTTGAGGACTCCACTATGATATTCCTTGACGGCATCATAGCCCTCCTCATGGCCACCTTCCAGAAGACCGAAAAGGATATGAAGAAGAAGCATGCGACCCTTGAGTAA